One Takifugu rubripes chromosome 19, fTakRub1.2, whole genome shotgun sequence genomic window carries:
- the dip2bb gene encoding disco-interacting protein 2 homolog B-A isoform X3 produces the protein MADRGVDLSALPKEVRDQLAELDLELSEGDITQKGYEKKRTKLLAPYIIHTPVEPPRQNDVQPPAPSSSSSHAPPAPSSSRYRERRSRRTHRGGGTRDDRYRSDIHTEAVQAALAKHKEEKMALPMPTKRRSTYVPSPIETRTPPDSSSGSEDESSTPRQSSVIAPPPANANLQSPDAWVNRTCQGSSTSSSASSTMSHGEAKPQPQPQPQPQPQYKPQYQPLYQPQYQPQHQQHQRQYQHHEQPQTAVVTNMLSQSHIARSENRTPPPDVTAVATVSRGPRVDLPSNAVVRGMSRGQSRSSMMETADGVPVSSRVSTKIQQLLNTLKRPKRPPLSEFFTDDSEEIVEVPQADPNTPKPEGRQIIPVKGEPLGVVSNWPPALQAALARWGATQGKSPALTALDITGRPLYTLTYGKLWSRSVKLAYTLLNKLGTKNEQILKPGDRVALVYPNSDPGMFWVAFFGCLLAEVIPVPIEVPLSRKDAGISQMGFLLGSCGVGLALTSEICLKGLPKTPTGEIMQFKGWPRLKWVVTDSKYLTKPSKDWQPHIPTANTDPSYIEYKANKEGTVVGVAVSKVAMLTHCQALTQACNYCEGETLVNVLDFKKDMGLWHGVLTAVMNRIHSISVPYAVMKACPLSWVQRVHVHKARVALVKCRDLHWAMMARREQRDTSLASLRMLIVADGANPWSVSSCDAFLNVFQSHGLKPEVICPCASSPEAMTVAIRRPGVPGAPLPARAILSMTGLSHGVIRVNTEDKNSALTVQDVGHVMPGALMCIVKPDGPPQLCKTDEIGEIIINSRAGGNMYYGLPGLTKNTFEVIPVNANGVPIGEIPFVRSGLLGFVGPGSLIFVVGKIEGLLLVSGRRHNADDLVATALAVEPVKTVYRGRIAVFSVTVFYDERVVIVAEQRPDASEEDSFQWMSRVLQAIDSIHQVGLYCLALVPANTLPKTPLGGIHISDTKHYFLDGNLHPCNILMCPHTCVTNLPKPRQKQPVGVGPASVVLGNLVAGKRIAQAAGRDLGMIEDQDLVRKLCMWPTVMHQYLTEALHWRAQTDADHVLFVLLNAKGAAVSTATCVQLHKRAEKIAAALTEKGSINTGENVVLLYPPSIDLIAAFYGCLYAGCVPVNVRPPHPQNLAATLPTVRMIIDVSKAACILTTQHLTRILRSKEAAASVNIKTWPTIIDTDDLPRRRPPQIYKPPTAEMIAYLDFSVSTTGMLTGVKISHAAVSALCRSIKLQCELYSSRQIAICLDPYCGLGFVLWCLASVYSGHQSILIPPFELESCLSLWLSTLSQYRIRDTFCSYSVMELCTKGLGTQTELLKARGVNLSCVRSCVVIAEERPRLALTHSFSKLFKDVGLSSRAVSTAFGSRVNLAVCLQGTTGPDPCTVYVDMKSLRHDRVRLVERGAPQSLPLMESGKILPGVRVIIVNPETRGPLGDSHLGEIWVNSPHNASGYYTIYGEESLQANHFNTKLSFGDPLTLWARTGYLGFVKRTELLDASGDRHDALFVVGSLDETLELRGLRYHPTDIETSVSRAHRSIAESAVFTWTNLLVVVSELCGSEQDALDLVPLITNVVLEEHHLIVGVVVIVDPGVIPINSRGEKQRMHLRDSFLADQLDPIYVAYNM, from the exons ATGGCGGACCGCGGCGTCGATCTGTCGGCTCTGCCTAAAGAGGTCAGGGACCAGCTGGCAGAGTTGGATCTGGAGCTGTCCGAAG GAGACATTACGCAGAAGGGCTACGAGAAGAAAAGGACCAAACTTTTGGCTCCCTACATCATTCACACTCCag TGGAGCCACCCCGACAGAATGATGTGCAACCTCCTGCCCCCAGTTCTTCATCCAGCCACGCACCCCCTGCCCCCAGCTCGTCCCGATACCGGGAGCGTCGCTCGCGCCGAACGCACCGTGGCGGTGGAACTAGGGACGACCGCTACAGATCAG ACATTCATACCGAGGCGGTGCAAGCTGCCCTGGCCAAAcacaaagaggagaagatggcCCTCCCCATGCCTACAAAGCGTCGCTCCACTTATGTGCCATCCCCAATTGAAACCCGCACGCCTCCAG ACTCTTCGTCAGGTTCTGAAGATGAGTCCTCGACACCCAGGCAGTCGTCGGTGATTGCTCCGCCTCCTGCCAACGCAAACCTTCAGAGCCCGGATGCTTGGGTCAACCGCACTTGTCAGGGCtcgtccacttcctcctctgcctcttctaCGATGTCACACGGAGAAGCCAAGCCTCAACCTCaacctcagcctcagcctcagcctcagtaCAAGCCACAGTACCAGCCCCTGTATCAGCCTCAGTACCAACCTCAGCACCAACAGCACCAACGTCAGTATCAGCACCACGAGCAGCCTCAAACTGCAGTAGTGACCAACATGTTGTCTCAAAGTCACATCG CCCGCTCAGAGAACAGAACCCCTCCTCCAGATGTGACTGCGGTGGCTACCGTTTCCAGAGGGCCGAGGGTGGACTTGCCCTCCAATGCCGTGGTACGAGGAATGAGCCGCGGCCAGAGTCGCTCCAGCATGATGGAGACCGCAGACG GAGTTCCCGTGAGCAGCAGAGTGTCCACCAagatccagcagctgctcaacaCCCTGAAGAGGCCCAAGAGACCCCCACTCAGCGAGTTCTTCACCGACGACTCAGAGGAGATCGTAGAGG TTCCTCAGGCAGATCCCAACACTCCAAAACCAGAGGGGCGCCAGATCATACCAGTTAAAGGAGAGCCTTTGGGCGTGGTCAGTAACTGGCCCCCAGCTCTGCAGGCAGCGTTGGCCCGCTGGGGGGCCACTCAGGGGAAGAGCCCCGCCCTTACAGCTCTTGACATCACCGGGAGACCTCTGTACACGCTGACTTACG GGAAACTGTGGAGTCGCAGCGTGAAGCTGGCATACACGCTCTTGAACAAGCTCGGCaccaaaaatgaacaaatcctCAAACCTGGCGACCGG GTGGCCTTGGTGTATCCCAACAGCGACCCCGGGATGTTCTGGGTGGCCTTTTTTGGCTGTCTCCTGGCTGAAGTCATACCTGTTCCTATTGAAGTCCCGCTATCTCGCAAG gATGCAGGTATCAGTCAGATGGGGTTTCTACTGGGCAGCTGTGGTGTTGGTCTAGCTCTGACCAGTGAGATCTGTCTAAAGGGTTTGCCCAAGACACCAACTGGAGAAATAATGCAGTTTAAAG GCTGGCCCCGTCTAAAATGGGTGGTGACAGACTCAAAATACCTGACCAAGCCTTCCAAAGACTGGCAGCCACACATCCCCACCGCCAACACTGACCCATCTTATATAGAA TACAAAGCTAATAAAGAAGGCACGGTGGTGGGTGTGGCCGTGTCCAAAGTGGCCATGTTGACCCACTGCCAAGCCTTGACCCAGGCCTGCAATTACTGTGAGG GGGAAACATTAGTGAATGTTCTGGACTTCAAGAAGGATATGGGTCTGTGGCACGGTGTTCTCACG gctGTAATGAACAGGATACATTCCATCAGTGTTCCTTATGCAGTAATGAAGGCTTGCCCTCTCTCTTGGGTCCAGAGAGTACACGTCCATAAAG CTCGGGTAGCTTTGGTGAAGTGTCGTGATTTACACTGGGCAATGATGGCTCGCCGGGAGCAGAGGGACACCAGCCTAGCTTCATTACGGATGCTGATCGTGGCCGACGGTGCTAATCCCT GGTCGGTGTCCTCCTGTGATGCCTTCCTGAACGTGTTTCAATCTCACGGCCTGAAGCCTGAGGTCATCTGTCCCTGTGCCAGCTCCCCTGAAGCCATGACGGTGGCCATTCGCAG ACCGGGAGTCCCCGGTGCCCCCCTCCCTGCTCGGGCCATTCTTTCCATGACTGGTTTGAGTCATGGTGTCATCAGAGTCAACACAGAGGACAAAAACTCAGCTCTAACTGTGCAAGATGTGGGGCACGTGATGCCTGGAG CTCTTATGTGCATTGTTAAGCCAGATGGGCCACCTCAGTTGTGTAAAACCGATGAGATTGGAGAGATAATAATAAACTCTCGTGCTGGAGGCAACATGTACTACGGCCTGCCTGGACTCACAAAAAACACCTTTGAG GTGATTCCGGTAAACGCAAATGGCGTGCCCATAGGAGAGATTCCGTTTGTGCGGTCAGGACTCCTGGGGTTTGTCGGCCCA GGCAGCCTGATCTTTGTAGTGGGAAAGATCGAAGGCCTGCTCCTGGTGAGCGGGCGCAGACACAACGCTGACGACCTGGTGGCCACTGCTCTTGCTGTTGAGCCAGTCAAGACCGTGTACCGTGGAAG GATCGCTGTATTTTCGGTCACTGTTTTCTATGACGAGAGGGTCGTTATTGTGGCAGAGCAGAGGCCAGATGCCAGTGAGGAAGACAGCTTCCAGTGGATGAGCAGGGTGCTTCAG GCTATCGACAGCATCCATCAAGTGGGCCTTTATTGTCTGGCTCTAGTTCCCGCCAACACCCTGCCAAAAACCCCTCTAGGTGGAATTCACATATCTGACACCAAGCACTACTTCTTAGATGGCAACCTGCACCCATGCAATATCCTGATGTGTCCTCACACGTGTGTCACCAACCTGCCCAAGCCCCGCCAGAAGCAGCCCG TCGGAGTTGGTCCAGCATCTGTCGTGTTGGGTAACCTGGTAGCAGGGAAGAGGATTGCCCAGGCCGCGGGAAGGGACCTGGGAATGATCGAAGACCAGGATCTGGTGCGAAAG CTCTGTATGTGGCCCACTGTGATG CATCAGTATTTGACTGAGGCTCTTCACTGGAGGGCACAGACAGACGCAGACCACgtcctctttgttcttctcaATGCCAAG ggggcagcagtgagCACAGCGACCTGCGTGCAGCTACACAAGCGTGCGGAGAAGATTGCAGCTGCGCTCACAGAGAAAGGCAGCATCAACACTGGAGAGAATGTGGTGCTGCTCTATCCTCCCA GCATTGATTTGATCGCCGCCTTCTACGGCTGTCTCTACGCTGGATGCGTTCCTGTAAACGTCAGACCTCCACACCCTCAGAACCTTGCGGCCACCCTGCCCACTGTCCGCATGATAATCGAT gtcAGTAAAGCCGCGTGCATCCTAACAACTCAACACCTCACAAGGATTCTGCGCTCCAAAGAGGCCGCCGCTTctgtaaatattaaaacatgGCCGACAATCATTGACACCG ATGACCTTCCTCGCCGCCGGCCTCCACAGATCTACAAGCCGCCCACGGCTGAGATGATTGCTTATCTGGACTTCAGCGTGTCCACCACAGGCATGCTCACTGGAGTAAAG ATTTCACATGCAGCCGTCAGTGCACTGTGCCGCTCCATAAAGCTGCAGTGTGAACTGTACTCCTCTCGCCAAATTGCCATCTGCCTGGACCCGTACTGCGGTCTGGGATTTGTCCTGTGGTGCCTCGCAAG TGTTTACTCAGGTCATCAGTCCATCCTGATTCCTCCCTTTGAGTTGGAGAGCTGCCTGTCGCTGTGGCTGAGCACGCTCAGCCAGTACCGCATCAGAGACACCTTCTGTTCCTACTCAGTCATGGAGCTCTGCACTAAAGGACTGGGAACTCAGACCGAGTTACTGAAG GCCCGCGGAGTGAACCTGTCGTGTGTTCGGAGCTGCGTGGTGATAGCAGAGGAGCGGCCTCGCCTGGCCCTCACACATTCCTTCTCTAAGCTGTTTAAGGATGTGGGGCTTTCCTCCAGAGCTGTCAGCACTGCTTTTGGTTCCAGGGTGAACCTGGCCGTCTGTCTGCAG GGAACAACAGGTCCTGACCCCTGCACGGTCTATGTGGACATGAAGTCCCTCCGCCATGACAG AGTGAGGCTGGTGGAGCGGGGAGCACCACAGAGTCTTCCTCTAATGGAGTCTGGCAAG ATTCTCCCTGGTGTTAGAGTGATAATTGTGAATCCAGAAACTCGAGGACCTTTGGGTGACTCTCACCTTGGAGAG ATCTGGGTCAACAGTCCTCACAATGCCAGTGGTTACTACACCATCTATGGAGAGGAGAGTCTTCAGGCCAACCACTTTAACACCAAGCTCAGCTTTGGAGACCCCCTGACCTTATGGGCCAGGACGGGATATCTGGGATTTGTTAAAAGGACTGAGCTGCTGGATGCCAGTGGGG ATCGCCACGACGCCCTGTTTGTGGTGGGCTCACTGGATGAGACCTTGGAGCTCAGAGGCCTGCGCTATCACCCGACTGACATTGAAACGTCCGTGTCCCGGGCTCA